In Leptidea sinapis chromosome 2, ilLepSina1.1, whole genome shotgun sequence, the sequence GGAGCTAACATGATGTAGATTCGTGCGCTGCTCTAATGAAGTAAGGTGACCTTGTCTAAAGCATTTTGCCAATGTTTTTTAGACTTTTCAGCTGTGGACCAGGATTACCGAGCGAAGTTATAATACGtttagaatttaatataataacgaCTTTCCCACGCTAATGAAATAGTCTCGCTAACACTTCTGCAGTGCTAAATCTATGTTTGCCATGCCTCCGCGTGAGAACAGCTTGTAACGCAGATGTAAACAACGTCCTAACCCGTTTGCAAAAGTATTGGTCCCACTTGCACCGATACGTGAATAACACTTTTACGTGAAAGTATATGTTAATAAGATCTTcgattctatttttaatttgctATTCATatttgtacttttatttttctataatgtAACACATATATGTAGTTGTACATGTGTCCTGTAACctgaaaataaaacatattattattttaaccttTACGTTGTcactagaaaaaaatataaggttATTTGTTACACTAATaggttacttttttatttgtttcggATACCTTTGACTAGACCTGGGTGGCAGCACTCTGAAGTAGTGTtcggcctatggacttgcatcccgtgccactaaataaatttaaaaataaagtatttttctgaaaatttatccttgccactaaataaattaaaaaaatggtgTGTTTACTGTTTATTTACGTTCAGACAAAAAAGTTATAATTGcaaattttattagtttgtATTTTCAGTTGAGAATACTAACATATTGTTTAGTCGAGTTTCCAATATATCTTGATACTATTttcgttttaatattatatgatatgagcgcatataatgttaaaaacttaaaaaatctttatattattaaaatggttGCTtagtttttgtaatattttattaatagattatCAAATCTGTGCTTTTTGTTATACTAGgcatgtattttatattttacagaagatactaaaatgatttgtaaacacAATAAGTATTTACTTTTAGTTGATAACAATTATCATGGTGTATCAGGCTTATTGTTAGTTTGTTTTTTAGAAGTAAGTAATGCCACTCACTCCTGCTGAGAAGCAAATAAGGTTTGAAGAAATCATAAAGAAAGAtgcaaaaactgaaaaaaaaagcaGAGAGAAAGAGAGTATTATCACAAGAAAAAAAAGTTGATTGGAGATTTATCAGCAAAagacagaaataataaaagggCAATGTGGAGGCTACGAAAACAAGAACAGCGCCAGCGTGACAAACAGCTTGCTGGTGTGTTAAATGATTCTTCTCCTGGAACACACTCACAACAGCCTCCTGTGAATGACCTTGAAGCTCAGGAAGAAGATAGAGTACTTGGTGTACAAGATACatctggagtttactcctttatgtacataatataaatttatatataaattacttataaaaataataatattaccacacttttacacaaattatgttgccccaaactaggcacagccTTTGTTTGCTATGGGATGCAAgactacaatatatttaatatgtatatgtatgtatttctaATCTAtctatttaaacatacataaatacaaattaacatccatgactcggaataaaatatctatattcatcatattataaatggcTGCACCTACCGGGACTTAAATAAGTAACTTTTTAACATTAttagtatataagtatttatttattcatttttgaaatacttcaattattattttaattctttattatgaTTAAACTGAAAAaggattgttatatttttttatgcaggGTTCTGGTTGATATGGATGATGCCCCCAATACacaatttgttttgtgtggcatTTTGTCACTTTTTGTTGAAGTTTTagtatagaattttttttttgtctaatttaaaaatcatttcattgCGACAATTATTCTACTGAATTGGTTTATTGaaagttcaaaataaaaaatttgtttaaaattatttctggAGGTGAgcatgaataattttaatagtattaCCATAACCTATAAATATTCTGGATGGACcataatctattaaaaaaagCCTAGAAAAAGTACTAAAGACAGCTTATTAGAGCcttaattttgtatatctaatttgtatttatattttgcatATATTGGCTGTAATAGTTTCTGAGAAGAATGTTCAATATGATGACAGATTTCTgcgaaattaatattttgtgtacATTCTATCAGTAAAAGATACGAAATAAGTAAAAAGTAGATTaccaatttttcttttatttcacgCTTACCCACAATCAGTATTCTACTATAAGTGGATGTGTTGGTAGATCTGGCTAGCACTTGCTCATTCCGGTGAGTGCACTAGTCTTTCTTAATTCGGTCCTTGACTTCAGAGCTGGGGTAAACTGAGATTGGATTTTGTGTTTAGGTTTGGGCCTATAAAGGGATATAGCTTGGGCTGTGTGTCCTTTTCTGACGTTTTGGTGAATTTTCTATAGAGTCGCCTTTGAGCTAACACATTCGGGTGGGTCCTTAATCTGGATTTGTATTTTGAGCTGGTATTTGCAATCTCTTCTCTGATCGTAGGCAGATTTGAGAACTGGTGAACTTTGTTGTTTGCTATGAACCAGGCTTTAACGATGGTTTTAAGTATGGCATTTTGGGAGTGTTGCAATATTTCTATGTTGGACTGACTGGAGCTTCCCAACAGTTGGATACCATAAGTTCAGATTTGCTTTATAGCCACCTGGTATATAAGCAACTTGTTTTCTACTGAGAGTTTGAATGCTGAAACCAGAAGCCAATACAGATATGGAATCTGAAGTTTGTTGCATCCTGTTTTCCTCTGATTTGATGTTTCCATGTAAGTCTCCAATCCAAATGGAGACCTAGTTATTTCAAACAATCCACATGTGGCAATGTTTCATTGGACTAGGATACAGAGGGGCAGTTACCTTGACGGAGGGTGAAAGTAATTTGATAGCAATATTGTCAGCATAGggaataataagataaaaacaAGTAATCAAGAGACTTGTGTAActgcgatgtatatgcttgaACATTTTCCCagaatatgtacaaaacaaatgtgttatgaagttcaaaagaattgttaaaaaatgttctgtgttaaggtataccacaagtttgccaatgttgTTAAGGTAGACCTGGTGGTCTACTACCTACctaccaagcttagagtatttgtAGTACCTAGAGTATCAgtgctaaagattgaaacaagatttatttccttttttatacctgaaacaaatatacctACATGCTCAGACTATAAAggacacaataataattaataataacatacacaaatataattaagtaagtaCTTCAATTGTTACATATTAGTATTtagtgaaattttttattttaataaatttacaaaaggagtgaaaactagggagaggagacatatacaggaagttgggcggggaaCTTCAGgtggtataaaattgtacaaagaagGTTGCATTAAAGGGCAATTGAAGAAAAAATGATCCATATTTCTCTCATGTAGACCACATTCACAAAGGGAATTGTCCCTAATTCTTAGTTTAGCTAAAAAAAAACTGGAGTAGTAGGTACTCCAGCATGATTAAAACATAAACAACAAATAGTACATATTACTGATTTGTtgggaattttaaatttgtagaaCCAAGGTTTTTGAGGAATTACAGGTTGTAGatctccataaaatttgcctATAGAGTTTTTTGGAAACTTGTCATAATATGTTGGACCAACTCTCATGCATCTTGGGTTTCAGGATGGTGCCCAGGTCATGAGAGAAAATTTCAGAATATTGGAGGGAAGCTGTTTCAGTAGCTGACCTCGCACAGGCATATGCATTTTCATTATACCTAGAATCCATGCTaaaacaatgttaatattaaggTTGTAGCATTCTTTCAATGATTCTCTTATTTTGAGTAGGTATAATTGGAGACTGACTTTTTGACCTAAATGGATTTGATAGTATTGATTTAAGGCAACTTTTAGagtgaaataataatagaattattCATGGCATgagaattaacaaaaaaaattgcttcAAGTATGGCAATTGATTACCAAGTAAAAACAGAAGTGATAGATGGGCAGCTATTACTCAGTATAATTCTTGTTGAGGGAATACATACTGCAGCACCAACCGGACTCATGTCTATTTTTGAAACATCAGTTTTAGTTGTAGATTTTATACCAAtattgaaaatcagtgaaggtACATTAActgagaaaaagttttattggcTTCTATGGAAAACTTATCTAGGTATAACCAGGTTTAAAAGTACAGATGGTTGGAAAGTGATTTCATTAAAAGGCATTGTAAATACAGGCAATTTGGATTATTGGAAGAGTGGGGTTAGAGAGGtgagaatataataatcaaaatgCTTTATGCCTGATAATTTATGATCTAAGCCCCAGAAACTTAACATGGGTCGCAATAGGTAACTCaacatcataaattttaatatgatataaCTAACCTAACTACTATACTTTTAGATACATACTATATATTTAGAAGTTGACAGTGACAGCCCATGTTgcattaaataattacttaGCAAGATATTCAAGTGcgtaatttaaatgattagaTGAATCTTGTATAGACTTGTTAGAAGTATAAAGAACAATATAATCTGCATATTGCAATATTTAGCAGAAGGGGTAGTATACAGAGCTAAGTATACAGATTGTAAAGAAGGGGACTAAGGACTGAGCCTTAAGGTAAGCCTTTTCAAACTGACTTGGGAGGGAGGTAAAAGGATGAACCTTTGATAGTGACTGTTCATTCCATTGACATGTTACTTATGAAACGAGATAACATCACAGGGATTCTCAGCTGGTTGAGTTTACTCCTGAGAGGAGAATTTTGAACAAAATGCAGACGGTGGCAAattgtgtatattattattgattagctgtcaatttacatttttataatagaatgacaagtacatattatagtatttaacTCTCCTGCATGATATTATATCAAGACAAGCAAGCATAATtgcattgttttataaattgtgAGCTAAATGTAAAACTCTGGGTAGTACTAGGTATAAGttacaaaacaataatacaCTTGTTGCATACGTGCCGGTGTGCAAGTAAGGAAACTGCAAAGTTggtaattgtattatttttatttacttataacaTTTTCTAATGTCGTTATATAAATAACCTCTTTAAGTCGTGTTAGGTTACTTTATAatgcatgtttttattttagagCCATCATTAGTTGTTTAAAATGTCAAGACTACAAACTAGAATTGATTTTAAATCACGGAAGAGGACTCGCCCTAGTATTAAAGTGGCCAAGCAAAATATAGATGACAGTAATAAATTGAGTGCATCTGCTGTGGATCACTGTCCACCAGCTaagcaaaaaaaagaaaattcatttaatgGGGAACACATTAAAAATGGAGACACTAACTCCAAAGCACTAAATCCATTGACCTGCAGAGAGGATGAAATACAATTTCTTGAATCATTTTTAACTGAACATCTTGAGAAGGCGGAATCTGCCTCATTATATATTTCGGGACAGCCTGGAACTGGAAAAACTGCGTGTTTATCATATATATTGCAATTGCCAAAGGTACAAAAAGGATATCAACAAGTCTACATAAATTGTACAATGTTGAAATCAGCAGCTAGTATTTATAACAGAATCTGTACTGAACTGCAGTTGCCTACCAGTGGCACTTCTATGAAAGCATGCCTTGGGGCaatacacaaattatttaaaaataatcataagatGATACTCCTGGTGCTGGATGAAATTGATCAACTAGTCAGTAAACAGCAATCTGTTTTATACACAATATTTGAATGGCCCTCACTTCCACAGTCTGGAATAGTACTAGTTGGCATTGCCAATGCCTTGGATCTCACAGAGAGGACCTTACCGCGCCTTCAATCGAGGTGTGCCTTGACACCATCAACATTACACTTTGCCCCATACACCAAGCagcaaattataaatatttttactaatttactTGCTGATGAAGACAAAACCAATATCTTCTCACCGGTTGCTTTACAAATGCTAGCAGCAAAGATAGCTGCTGTGTCAGGAGATATGAGGAGAGCTCTGAACATTGGATATAGAGTTATTGAGCTGGCTGAACGTACTAAGTTTTCTAAGACTAAATCTCTTGACTCCATCATGAAGGACTCTAATGTAACAGTGGAATTAAAACAAGTACTAGAAATCCTGAACAGTGTTTATGGGGATTCAACAAACATAGATACTTGTGTTGAAGAAGGCATGCCAATGCAGCAGAAGTTAATACTATGCAGCTTGTTATTAATGTTAAAGAATGGAAAAAATAGGGCAATTCTCATGGGAAAACTGTATGATACTTATAAAAAAGTGGCGGAGTCACGCAACATCTGCCCGTTGGACATGGGCGAGGTGTGCGGCGCCGTGGAGCTGCTAGAGTGTCGCGGCGCCGTGCGGCTCGGACGGAGGGCGGCCTCGGCCCGAGCGCGGCCCGTGCGCCTTCACTGGCACGAGTCGGAGCTGGACGCCGCACTCGCTGACAAGCCGCTACTGTCCGCGATACTGGCAGGGAAATACAACTAACCTCATGATGCCACGTTGATTCCTCATACAATGATAAACTGCCAAACTGGCGGCAACCAAAATTGCGGTCTCACGTCTATGTAGATAAAGAATTTTTTTGACCATAAATGTAACGGGAGTTTTTCCCAACAACGAAAATGGCGGCTTAACGTAGATGTAGATATAGAATTTGCCCATAAACCTAACGGGGGTTTTTCTAgtaatcgagtatattgaaaaatcattcaaatattttcgtaCTTTGGTTTAAGCTAATGGTCTTGTTACTAATGCACTGAAAAAATGATAAACTGCCAGAATTTTGATCATGAAACAGTATCAATTCTTTTAATCTCCAGTGATATTACAATATAGATTTATACTgacaaaactattgaaaatttttttcCCCATGGCAcactgaaaaattaaataaaatcaaaatattggagcgatcaaaatattaagaaataaagGACATCTAGTATTTGTCACCGCCAAACTTTTTGTAAACACTGTAAAAATGTGACGCTTTGGAGACACGCAAAGCGTGGTCTAATATGAGCTATTttttatgcatatttttattagctattattcTCTTTTAagttttggaataatattaatatttagtacTCTGTCGATAATAACTTGACTGTCTATGCACACTATGATTACCGCTTTGACGAATTTCAACAGTAACTGGCTTTTTATATTCCTATTGAAATAAGTAATTTGTAATAAGTACAAACTTGATATCtttattaggatatcatctatattataataattaggtatGGCAAGTGTTTCATAGTCTTGTATTAATAGAAAAATGAATATTACTTGAATTATAAAACCAAAGTTACATTACCGTAAGTTAAGTTGAacgtagttaagcagaaaggactcaaaccacacaaAGGCACTTTTGAGATATAGGCGTTTGAAGTGTCAGCTGTAAATAATCTTCGAAAAACAagtctttttttgtttttttttggcaTATGAAATTGaaagactatatttttttgtccattaaattatatttatatattttgcaatAGATTTCGAGATATTAAGTAAATTGTGGGATGAGTCTTTACCATTTAACTTCAGTTTGTAAAGACaggtatttctttttaatttcgcaGAAACGACTCAAAACTACCCTTATTAGACTAgaaaaaaagtttgtaaaagagaataaatgaatgaaagtAATAAAACGTTACATATTTATTGTCCTTAAGCGCAATACTAGCAAAATCACATAAAAACaccattataaaaatttaaataaaaaaaataaagggaACAAAATGAGCTCAAAATCAACTTGTCTCATCCTCTTC encodes:
- the LOC126971812 gene encoding cell division control protein 6 homolog, which gives rise to MSRLQTRIDFKSRKRTRPSIKVAKQNIDDSNKLSASAVDHCPPAKQKKENSFNGEHIKNGDTNSKALNPLTCREDEIQFLESFLTEHLEKAESASLYISGQPGTGKTACLSYILQLPKVQKGYQQVYINCTMLKSAASIYNRICTELQLPTSGTSMKACLGAIHKLFKNNHKMILLVLDEIDQLVSKQQSVLYTIFEWPSLPQSGIVLVGIANALDLTERTLPRLQSRCALTPSTLHFAPYTKQQIINIFTNLLADEDKTNIFSPVALQMLAAKIAAVSGDMRRALNIGYRVIELAERTKFSKTKSLDSIMKDSNVTVELKQVLEILNSVYGDSTNIDTCVEEGMPMQQKLILCSLLLMLKNGKNRAILMGKLYDTYKKVAESRNICPLDMGEVCGAVELLECRGAVRLGRRAASARARPVRLHWHESELDAALADKPLLSAILAGKYN